One window of the Bradyrhizobium sp. NP1 genome contains the following:
- a CDS encoding HAMP domain-containing methyl-accepting chemotaxis protein: MGVGSRWLRLPTLRFRGKVLAGFGVVLAISAASMGFAYLGFERVSDGVAAYRNSVAEADLARNIDRELISYRSAARYYILTGREEDAASALAAEKSLKEAIDQALSDARDRARRESVRKLADEFKNFVSTFADIIRVKRESAQLVQNQLSRGGNMFRYKLDDIAGTASETESQAIEFGAKQVTAQFQAASALANTFAINSDKTVANSALARLKFVGNSLAAISATDEKLAAGLKEATKLLDEYRQALSTLIENTQTIEDLVTQMSGAAGAIMQGASTMKADLVADQRRLEAESDAIIAATERLIIMLAAGGFLLGGVLALLLGRGISRPMIAMCKAMHELAGGKFDVVLPGLGRKDEIGEMARAVEEFKLQAIAKAERDAAAQDAHNKEAGAARRAELIRFADDFESTVGSIVSNVSASAVQLESAAGTLTRTAETTQNLSSEVAGASEEASASMQSVATATEELSASVDDIGKRVRDSSRIAEAAVVQAQQTDERIGKLSCAAQEIGDVVKLITAIAEQTNLLALNATIEAARAGDAGRGFAVVASEVKSLASQTARATEEISNHISGMQDATRESVTAIKAIGSTIGQISAIATSISEAVAQQSSATQEIARSVQNVAQGTQQSAASIMQVNRGATETGSASEDVLSSASTLSTESTRLRAELDRFMATIRAA; encoded by the coding sequence GTGGGTGTGGGGTCGCGGTGGCTGAGGCTGCCGACCCTGCGGTTTCGTGGCAAGGTTCTGGCCGGTTTCGGCGTCGTGCTCGCCATTTCCGCCGCCAGCATGGGGTTCGCCTATCTCGGCTTCGAGCGGGTTTCGGACGGGGTCGCCGCCTATCGCAACAGCGTCGCCGAGGCTGATCTGGCGCGCAATATCGATCGTGAGCTGATCTCCTACCGCTCGGCCGCGCGCTATTACATCCTGACCGGCAGGGAAGAGGACGCGGCGTCCGCGCTTGCCGCGGAAAAGAGCCTGAAGGAGGCGATCGACCAGGCGCTCAGCGATGCCCGCGACCGCGCGCGCCGGGAAAGCGTCAGGAAGCTGGCGGACGAATTCAAGAATTTCGTCTCGACCTTCGCCGACATCATCAGGGTCAAGCGCGAGAGCGCCCAGCTCGTGCAGAACCAGCTCAGCCGCGGCGGCAACATGTTCCGCTACAAGCTCGACGACATCGCCGGCACCGCCTCCGAGACCGAGTCCCAGGCGATCGAGTTCGGCGCCAAGCAGGTCACGGCGCAGTTCCAGGCGGCGAGCGCACTCGCCAACACTTTCGCCATCAACTCGGACAAGACCGTCGCCAACAGCGCATTGGCGCGGCTCAAATTCGTCGGGAATTCGCTGGCGGCAATCTCCGCGACCGACGAGAAGCTTGCCGCCGGGCTGAAGGAGGCGACAAAACTGCTCGACGAATACAGGCAGGCCCTGAGCACGCTGATCGAGAACACCCAGACGATCGAGGATCTCGTCACCCAGATGTCGGGCGCGGCCGGCGCGATCATGCAGGGTGCGAGCACGATGAAGGCCGACCTCGTGGCCGACCAGCGGCGGCTGGAGGCGGAATCGGACGCGATCATCGCGGCAACCGAGCGGCTGATCATCATGCTGGCGGCCGGCGGCTTCCTGCTTGGCGGCGTGCTCGCTTTGCTGTTGGGACGGGGCATCTCGCGGCCGATGATCGCGATGTGCAAGGCCATGCACGAGCTCGCCGGCGGCAAGTTCGACGTCGTGCTGCCCGGGCTCGGGCGCAAGGACGAGATCGGCGAGATGGCCCGCGCCGTCGAGGAGTTCAAGCTGCAGGCGATCGCCAAGGCCGAGCGCGATGCCGCGGCGCAGGACGCCCACAACAAGGAGGCGGGCGCCGCGCGCCGCGCCGAGCTCATCCGTTTTGCCGACGATTTCGAGTCGACCGTCGGCAGCATCGTCTCCAACGTGTCGGCGTCCGCAGTCCAGCTCGAATCCGCCGCCGGTACCCTGACGCGTACCGCGGAAACCACGCAGAACCTGTCGAGCGAGGTTGCCGGCGCGTCGGAGGAAGCTTCCGCCAGCATGCAGTCGGTCGCGACCGCGACCGAGGAATTGTCGGCCTCCGTCGACGATATCGGCAAGCGGGTGCGCGATTCCAGCCGGATCGCGGAAGCCGCCGTGGTGCAGGCGCAACAGACCGACGAGCGGATCGGCAAACTGTCCTGCGCGGCGCAGGAGATCGGCGACGTCGTCAAGCTGATCACGGCGATCGCGGAGCAGACCAACCTGCTGGCGCTGAACGCGACCATCGAGGCGGCACGCGCCGGCGACGCCGGTCGCGGCTTTGCGGTGGTCGCCTCGGAGGTCAAGTCGCTGGCGAGCCAGACCGCGAGGGCGACCGAAGAGATCTCGAACCACATCTCCGGCATGCAGGACGCGACGCGCGAATCGGTCACCGCGATCAAGGCGATCGGCAGCACGATCGGGCAGATCTCGGCCATCGCCACCTCGATCTCCGAAGCGGTGGCGCAGCAGAGCTCGGCGACCCAGGAGATCGCCCGCAGCGTTCAGAACGTGGCCCAGGGCACGCAGCAGAGCGCCGCCAGCATCATGCAGGTCAACCGTGGCGCCACCGAAACCGGATCGGCCTCGGAGGACGTGCTGAGCTCCGCGAGCACGCTGTCGACCGAGAGCACGCGGCTGCGCGCCGAGCTCGACCGCTTCATGGCGACGATCCGCGCGGCGTAG
- a CDS encoding DUF3175 domain-containing protein — protein MAERRKAPRKNARRTTRKSARKTGPKRWSQRVTRESDALDLERGVFKQTSARKIAASLKRSAERSTRRKAGAYRSALSMLIFYINRAGKSLPATERARLERAKVELKHQFGRA, from the coding sequence ATGGCGGAACGACGCAAGGCGCCGCGCAAGAATGCGCGACGAACGACGCGCAAAAGCGCGCGAAAAACCGGACCCAAACGCTGGTCGCAGCGGGTGACGCGCGAGAGCGACGCGCTTGACCTCGAGCGCGGCGTGTTCAAGCAGACCAGCGCCCGGAAGATCGCGGCCTCGCTGAAGCGGTCGGCGGAACGCAGCACGCGCCGCAAGGCCGGCGCCTATCGCTCGGCACTGTCGATGCTGATCTTCTATATCAACCGGGCCGGCAAATCCCTGCCGGCAACCGAGCGCGCGCGACTGGAACGCGCCAAGGTCGAGCTGAAGCATCAGTTCGGCAGGGCGTAA
- a CDS encoding MFS transporter translates to MELQHNPALSLGAAVAAPKERADERVIETTIPARLDSLAWSGFHTRVVLALGITWVLDGLEVTLAGALSGALKQSPMLHFTNLELGVANSAYLAGAVLGALGFGWLTDRIGRKKLFFITLAVYLSATAATALSWSVASYALFRFITGAGIGGEYTAINSTIQELVPARYRGWTDLLINGSFWIGAAIGAVSAIVLLDPAVTGPDVGWRLAYFTGAGLGLIVFVMRMWIPESPRWLMIHGHPDEAHAIVADIERSVIGHAQDPRTRDWPKIRLRMRNHTPLSEVAHTLFVTYRQRALVGLVLMSAQAFFYNAIFFTFALVLTDFYGIGTDQVGWYILPFAAGNFLGPLLLGRLFDTMGRRIMITFTYGISGLLLALSGYLFSIGALSAQGQTVAWMIIFFFASPAASSAYLTVSENFPLEVRALAIALFYAIGTGIGGVAGPALFGALIDSGSRASVFAGYLFGAALMIAAAAVAWAYAVAAERKSLESVARPLAFLE, encoded by the coding sequence ATGGAGTTGCAGCACAATCCGGCATTGAGTCTCGGCGCCGCTGTCGCTGCGCCCAAGGAGCGCGCCGACGAGCGGGTGATCGAGACCACGATCCCCGCGCGGCTCGACAGCCTCGCCTGGAGCGGCTTTCACACCCGCGTGGTGCTGGCGCTCGGCATCACCTGGGTGCTCGACGGGCTGGAAGTGACGCTGGCCGGCGCGCTGTCCGGCGCGCTGAAGCAGAGCCCGATGCTGCATTTCACCAATTTGGAGCTCGGCGTCGCCAACAGCGCCTATCTCGCCGGCGCCGTGCTCGGCGCGCTCGGCTTCGGCTGGCTCACCGATCGCATCGGGCGCAAGAAGCTGTTCTTCATCACGCTCGCCGTCTACCTATCCGCGACCGCCGCCACCGCATTGTCCTGGAGCGTCGCGAGCTACGCGCTGTTCCGCTTTATCACCGGCGCCGGCATCGGCGGCGAATACACCGCGATCAATTCCACCATCCAGGAGCTGGTGCCCGCACGCTATCGCGGCTGGACCGACCTCCTGATCAACGGCAGCTTCTGGATCGGCGCCGCGATCGGCGCCGTAAGCGCCATTGTGCTGCTCGATCCAGCGGTCACCGGCCCCGATGTCGGCTGGCGGCTCGCCTATTTCACCGGCGCGGGCCTCGGCCTGATCGTCTTCGTGATGCGGATGTGGATTCCGGAAAGTCCGCGCTGGCTGATGATCCATGGTCATCCCGACGAGGCGCACGCCATCGTCGCAGACATCGAGCGGTCGGTCATCGGCCACGCCCAGGATCCGCGCACGCGCGACTGGCCCAAGATACGCCTGCGGATGCGCAACCACACGCCGCTCTCGGAGGTCGCGCACACGTTGTTCGTGACCTATCGGCAGCGTGCGCTGGTCGGCCTCGTGCTGATGTCGGCGCAGGCGTTTTTCTACAATGCGATCTTCTTCACCTTTGCGCTGGTGCTCACCGATTTCTACGGCATCGGCACCGACCAGGTCGGCTGGTACATCCTGCCCTTTGCCGCCGGCAATTTCTTAGGTCCGCTGCTGCTCGGCCGCCTGTTCGACACCATGGGCCGTCGGATCATGATCACCTTCACCTACGGCATCTCCGGCCTGTTGCTCGCGCTGTCGGGATATCTGTTCTCGATCGGCGCGCTGAGCGCGCAGGGCCAGACCGTCGCCTGGATGATAATCTTCTTCTTTGCCTCGCCGGCGGCAAGCTCGGCCTATCTCACCGTGAGCGAGAATTTCCCGCTGGAGGTGCGCGCGCTTGCAATTGCGCTGTTCTATGCGATCGGTACCGGAATAGGCGGCGTCGCCGGCCCTGCGCTGTTCGGCGCGCTGATCGACAGCGGGTCGCGCGCCAGCGTTTTCGCAGGCTACCTGTTCGGGGCGGCGCTGATGATCGCGGCGGCGGCGGTTGCCTGGGCCTACGCGGTCGCGGCCGAGCGCAAATCACTGGAATCGGTTGCACGGCCGCTCGCCTTTTTGGAGTAG
- the otsB gene encoding trehalose-phosphatase, translating into MTEELAELPVADDLMPEQDEAPEAVPVPHLLVPHLNTTAILLDIDGTLLDLMPTPREVWVPPGLTQTLGGLLQRTSGALALVSGRSLNDIDLIFAPEEYPAVGGHGAEMRLNREGEAAATHAPPLDKELKRRLAAIAKLSPGILLEDKGYSLALHYRLAPHAEKAIYEAVSLIRADLPTAPIEVLPGKAVCEIKHSGFTKASGVRELMTHAPFRGRRPLFIGDDVTDESVFAIMPDFDGLAFSVGRRVKGVAGHFDEPEDVRQFLARLLADASGPTPFA; encoded by the coding sequence ATGACCGAAGAACTCGCCGAGTTGCCCGTGGCTGACGATCTCATGCCGGAACAGGACGAAGCGCCGGAAGCCGTTCCGGTGCCGCATCTGCTCGTGCCGCATCTCAACACGACGGCGATCCTGCTCGACATCGACGGCACGCTGCTCGACCTGATGCCGACGCCGCGCGAGGTCTGGGTCCCGCCGGGGCTGACGCAGACGCTGGGCGGCCTGCTGCAGCGGACGTCGGGTGCGCTGGCGCTGGTGAGCGGCCGTTCGCTAAACGACATCGACCTGATCTTCGCGCCGGAAGAATATCCGGCCGTAGGCGGCCATGGCGCCGAGATGCGCCTGAACCGCGAGGGCGAGGCGGCTGCCACGCACGCGCCGCCGCTCGACAAGGAGTTGAAGCGCCGCCTGGCCGCGATCGCGAAGCTCAGTCCCGGTATCCTGCTCGAGGACAAGGGCTACTCGCTGGCGCTGCATTATCGGCTCGCCCCGCATGCGGAGAAGGCGATCTATGAGGCGGTGTCGCTGATCCGGGCCGACCTGCCGACCGCGCCAATCGAGGTGTTGCCCGGCAAGGCGGTCTGCGAGATCAAGCATTCCGGCTTCACCAAGGCGAGCGGCGTGCGCGAATTGATGACGCATGCGCCGTTCCGCGGCCGTCGCCCGCTTTTCATCGGCGACGACGTCACCGACGAATCAGTTTTTGCGATCATGCCTGACTTCGACGGCCTCGCATTCTCGGTCGGCCGTCGCGTCAAGGGCGTGGCGGGGCATTTCGACGAGCCGGAAGACGTGCGGCAGTTCCTTGCGCGCCTGCTTGCGGATGCCAGTGGCCCGACTCCATTCGCCTGA
- a CDS encoding trehalose-6-phosphate synthase — protein sequence MNLVVVSNRVTRGKANEPMTGGLAAALLPVVENSGAIWVGSSGRVREGSQKEPFAEVEALGSGALAMLDLPAAHYGGYYEGFANSALWPALHSRSDLIRVSNGDYLSYREVNAFMARALLRFRKPDVAFWVQDYHFLALGAELRELGVTEPVGFFLHTPWPAQAVIEGVPHHRELIGAMLAYDLIGFQTEEDCRNFVSYVRADLGLEVRNGVVISHHGRTRLDVFPIGIDAEKFAAAAARAVSHPDVSRLRRSLNGEKLAIGVDRLDYSKGLVNRIVAFDRMWTEQPHLARAVSLLQIATPSRGGIEAYGNLQSEVAKLVSDVNGRHGEVDWTPIRYLNKGYSQAVLAGLYRTAQVGVVTPLHDGMNLVAKEYVAAQNPADPGVLVLSKFAGAANELDTALLVNPHDVDGMARALAMALAMPLTERRMRWEAMMAKLRAHTIDHWLADFVAALEGCKSTRTIADPRLVESRAFWRPRTASGGNSPKRQLQ from the coding sequence GTGAACCTCGTCGTTGTCTCGAATCGTGTCACACGCGGCAAAGCCAATGAGCCGATGACCGGCGGCTTGGCGGCTGCGCTGCTTCCGGTCGTGGAAAATTCCGGCGCGATCTGGGTGGGTTCCTCCGGCCGTGTGCGCGAGGGTTCCCAAAAGGAACCGTTCGCCGAGGTCGAGGCGCTGGGCAGCGGCGCGCTCGCGATGCTCGACCTGCCGGCCGCCCATTATGGCGGCTACTACGAGGGCTTCGCCAATTCGGCGCTGTGGCCGGCGCTGCATTCGCGCAGCGATCTGATTCGCGTCTCGAACGGCGATTATCTCTCCTATCGCGAGGTCAACGCCTTCATGGCGCGGGCGCTGTTGCGCTTCCGCAAGCCAGATGTCGCGTTCTGGGTGCAGGACTATCACTTCCTTGCGCTCGGCGCGGAGCTGCGCGAGCTCGGTGTCACCGAGCCGGTCGGCTTCTTCCTGCATACGCCCTGGCCCGCGCAGGCGGTGATCGAAGGCGTGCCGCATCATCGCGAGCTGATCGGGGCGATGCTGGCCTATGACCTGATCGGTTTCCAGACCGAGGAAGACTGCCGCAATTTCGTGAGCTATGTCCGCGCTGATCTTGGCCTCGAGGTTCGCAACGGCGTGGTGATCTCGCACCATGGCCGCACCCGGCTCGACGTGTTCCCGATCGGGATCGACGCGGAGAAATTCGCTGCGGCTGCCGCGCGGGCGGTATCGCACCCGGACGTGTCACGGCTGCGGCGCAGCCTGAACGGCGAGAAGCTCGCGATCGGCGTCGACCGGCTCGACTATTCCAAGGGCCTCGTCAACCGCATCGTGGCGTTCGACCGGATGTGGACCGAGCAGCCGCATCTGGCGCGCGCGGTATCGCTGTTGCAGATCGCGACGCCCTCGCGCGGCGGCATCGAAGCCTATGGCAATCTGCAGAGCGAGGTCGCCAAGCTCGTCAGCGACGTCAATGGCCGCCATGGCGAGGTGGACTGGACGCCGATCCGCTACCTCAACAAGGGCTACAGCCAGGCGGTGCTTGCCGGCCTCTACCGCACCGCGCAGGTCGGCGTGGTGACGCCGCTGCATGACGGCATGAACCTGGTGGCCAAGGAATATGTCGCCGCGCAAAACCCGGCCGATCCCGGCGTGCTGGTGTTGTCGAAATTCGCCGGCGCCGCGAACGAGCTCGACACCGCGCTGCTGGTCAATCCGCACGACGTCGACGGCATGGCGCGCGCGCTCGCGATGGCGCTGGCGATGCCGTTGACCGAACGGCGGATGCGCTGGGAGGCGATGATGGCGAAGCTGCGCGCGCACACCATCGATCACTGGCTCGCCGATTTCGTCGCGGCGCTGGAGGGGTGCAAGTCCACGAGGACGATCGCCGATCCGCGGCTGGTGGAATCGCGCGCCTTCTGGCGTCCGCGCACGGCCAGCGGCGGCAATTCCCCGAAGCGTCAATTGCAATAG